aatatggtataaacagtagtcccccaagtcttcaattaatatagtcttttggctagagacttgaaattcagtccatgtatgggccgaagtaactagatgctgtcttaaactgatgctcgatatgaggcagtgctcaatctgaaatgacgttCAACTAGAAGTAGTACACCCTGTGAGGctgttcggctcgtggcttatgttgccttggttggctcgtcTTGCgacgtttgaaggtgagggagtcccttttatagaataagagctcgctcctcagtacatgaacaatgggtgctctttaatgaaagtgagggagtcccttttatagaataagggcacgctcctcaatacataagtaatgggctaagtcccccaaatatttttcatgaggcccagttgaggcccaatatatggtacatgatgtagtcccccaagtcttcggtcaatagagtctgttggctggagacttcaaattgaatccatatatgggccgaagtggcggttgttcggatgtggtatttgtataccctgcactgaagttttgtaggtgaagctttgcaagtgaagttttgaagctggagctctgtaaatgaagcttttgaagctagagcttttgtaaatgaagcttttgaagctggagctctgtaaatgaagcttttgaagctagagcttttgtaaaaaaagcttttgaagctgattgacatgagtgatgctcatgaatgtttatgttgattgacatgagtgatgctcatggatgttgtcatgagtgatgctcatgaatgttgtcatgagtgatgctcatgaatgttgacatgaatgatggtcatgaatgtttatgtatgattgtcatgagtgatgctcatgaatgtttatgtatgaatgacattagtaatgctcatgtataatttggagtatttggcgtacttttgatcacctggttggtggtaatagtggcgggttgccgaacaattgtggagtactgggtgtacttttggtcacctagtTGGtagtaatagcggcgggttgccgaataattggggagtactgggcgtacttttaataacctagttggtgctattttgggtttATGGGCCTTTGCTctccacaacatgccagcccattattttgggcttttttttatttttttaccctctgatgggggtTTTTACAGATGTTTtcgaaagataaaataaattacatcattcaaaaataacaaaagtaaatcacattattctgatgggatgtttattcctcacttttactttctctttggctgatgcttttcttgatctccccgctccttgcttttgctttctgcatTTCTGCTTTATTTCCCACTGCGTCTCTGCTTTTCAAACTGCAGGGGTTGGATTCTTTCTGCTTACTGGGATGAAAAAGTAGGGAAGCATGATAGGAAAGCAACAAAGTTGCATTACTGTCGCCAGCCAATTgccttttacttttctttttctcttttcctatTTTTGAAATATTCTTTCAACTAATACAGCCCACTCATCCCTCGGTAGAGATCTGAAGCAAGAAGAAAATTCCAAAAACTGAAGAAAGTTCCTGTTCCTGTCCCAGCGATGATCCTCGTGCCATGGGACCTGGTCCAGGCCGTATGGGTTGGATGGAGCCACATGCGGCATGCCCTGCATCTAGCTTTGGTGCCTCATCTACTGTAAAAAGCAGTGTAGCGGATCATGGAGGAGATCTTGGTGCAGGTGCAGGCGAGTCGAGCCCAGTCCCGCGGGTCCTCCTTGAGCTTGACGAGGATGTTCAGAACGATGTCGTCGGAGAGCTTCGAGAACAGGGTTCCGGCTATCGGATTATTGATGCGGGCCTACTGTGAAGGGCTCAATATATGTGGACCCTCCTCGTGACAACCAAATCCCAAATTCTCTTGCCAAGGAGCAGTATTGCTGCAAAATTGGACCCTCTAGAGGTTCTGCTATTTTCAGACTGTCACCATCTTTGGCACCAATAAATGAAAAACTTTTTGAAAAGTAGATCAATTTTACTCCGGCAACAGTTTGACGAGGCGAGAGCAGGTGGCAAAATTGGCGGCGAGATCGTTGACGAAGGTCATTTGGGCGGCGGCGACTCGGACTGAATTGGCGGCCATGTTCGACTCTCCAGGGATGATGACGCGGACGGATCATCGTATCAGCATCTTTCCCCTTATTTACATCTGGATGAAACTGCTTCACTTTGGCGAAGAAGGCGGCTTTAAGCTCGGCGACGGAGGAGGAAGGTTGGACACTGAGGATAGTGCAAGCAGTGGAAGTGGCGGAGAGAGGAGAAGCATCCTCTCTGCAGTTCTTCACTATGAATCGTGGGTTATCCAggtgcagcagcagcagcagcacgaATTGGCCATCTGGATTGGATTGGACTCGACTCTCTTCGGTTTGTGGATTAGCTACAAAGCCCAGAAGGAACACTCGTTGATCAGTGGAGGATCCATTTTCTCAACAACCCGAACTCATTCGACCCGAACCCGAATCCAAAATCGAAACTTGAGATACCAACCGAGAGAGAAAGTAGTCTGCTGGGCTTGAAATAAGAGCAGCTTTTTCGACgatggttttgaattatttggttGAAATCATTGAAATGGGATAACGACTCACTAAGCTCGTCGGAGAACGATTCTAACGTCGGAACTTGATTGTTGCAACAGCAACAACTCTGATGTCGGAACCTCCGTCTCCAGAACGTTCCACAGAATCCCGTTCTGGGTTGACGTCGTGGTGGCGTCGTCGTGAATGGAGGTTGTAATGCGTCGTAGAGGAGGCCGTCAGTGGTCATGGAACCGATTGGAAGCGAGGGCGTCGTGTTAACGATGCTGTTCTGATAGTTGTTTAGGGCTTGGGGGTGCGCAGACGAGGAAGACGAGTGTGGTGTGGCGGTGGTGGGCTTGGGCTTTGTAGCGGATGAGAAACTTGAGTGATTCGATCTACTCTGACTACATACATGGTTTTGAATGTTGTTGTTTTGCAGAGTCGAGTAAGCTTTTGCTTAAGCATTGGATCATCACTGGTCGAATCAAATGGGTGTGCAAAGTAGAGTAATGGAGTGTGCAAAGTTTGTGTTTCTGtgtgggttttgcaaattcacggtggaggtgaaaaaatgaaaaaagaaccgacacaactttttatatcgtttcccacagacggcatcaaatgttgatgcacaaaatcggaggtcttggaacaacgtaaatccgaccgtgaatctgcatgaaatgtaaatgacacaagatgtatcgtggttcaccccaaggtttgggctacgtccacattgattgtattatatttctctgagaagtgagggagagagcgctctgagagtgagagctttgagagggatgAGGAGACTTAggaattgtgagggtgaggaggcccttttatagaataagggctcctctcctaattacatatttgccccttcctttattacataattacatttacgttccccgagtatttatacgaggtctaaatacgagatcctaaatatggtataaacaaattgCATATCGTGTATGAATTGATCAAAGTCTTGCAAACTGTAGGAAATCTAAATTATGTTTCGAAATTTCTGATAAATTATGATaacccaaaattaaaattaatattgGGGTCCAAAACTTTCCTAAATTGGTATTGAAATATTTGTTGCCGATCCAACCCGACAGAAAATCACCTAACCCgttatcaaaaacaaaaaagaacgaATTCAGTAGAGTTGCCGGTTGGGTTGCGGATACAGGTaagtaatattttaataaaagtaaTTCTGATTTCAACGCTAATTAagtcaaaattaataaattacgggatgtattcaattgagattttaataaattttaattcttttaatgaatctaggggtattcaatcatgattttaagtgattctctgaaattctaggtgtattcaattagaattttaaaatagtttattaaaatccttataaattcaagtgtattcaattaagattttaaagaaatttataacattccaagtgtattcaattagaaattgattttaaagaatttgagaaagttgaggaattagaggaaattggagagatttcatagtgtattttaaacattcataaatctcacctcttcccatgagatttcgagggaattgaatcaaaattttatatagaatctctacaaatcaattaaactccataaaaatccatgaatttataaatctattaaaatctctCGCATTcacaattgaatacacccctacAGAAAAGAAAATCACGACTTTTATCGTCTCGTCCTCCTCCATTACTCACACCGTTTGGTCGGAAAAATGACGGCGCTGATGAGCAGCTCGATCCTCCGCCCGTGGCAGTGGCAACCACCGCATCAGAAACCTCCAACTCCACTAGTTTGCTGCTCCGCCGtcaatgcctcctcctcctcctcctcagaaATGAAGTCAGTCACTTAATTgttatcattattttctaaaacctaaattttctgctTTACTTTGATctaatcattccaagctcaattaATTTCAGGGTTAAGGGCGATGGAAGTGCGGAGTCCGTCTCTCGGGCCGAAGGCATTTGGAAACTCTTCAGAGAAGCTCAGAAGAGTAAGCCAAGACCAAACTCCTCAATTGcaattcatgtttttttttctctctttgtttatttatttatttttaacttgTTTTAATTCCATTGCAATTTTGGAATGAAAATTTAGATATTCTGCAGTTAAACCAGCAACGTTTTAAGGCGGTAGAagaactcaacaaaatcaacagAGAGAAAGAGCTGTTGGTGGATAGGATTGAGCAACTGGAGCTGGAAAAGCAGGCTGCCATTGCAAGACCTCAAGGTACCTTAATCATCCCTGATAAGTATTAGTATTTCTTGTATTCTGAACTCTAAGAATTTGGTGTGGTGTTTTTAACAATGTGAAGTCGGGTCATGATGAACATGCTTTGGTTATAATTTGAAAGTTTTTGTCAAACAATGTGACAGAAATGTAAATTTGGAGCACGTTGAAAATGTTGGGGAACTAATCTATACAAATGAACTTATTGAAATTGGAATTATAAAAAGTACAGTTGAATTGAGCCTAAACTATGGGAACTAAAGGTCTAATTTAGGCTTATGTACCATTATGTGATGAAATCTTTGTTGTTTTACTTGTTTTGGACAATTGTCGGTGATCATATAGAGTTCATGAGGGTTAGTTTAATAGTGTCTTTCTGTTGATGTACTGTAAACCAGATAGGGTAAGCTGTTGGGAGCTACTCTTTCGGATAGATTCAATGGTCCTCAATGGAATGGTTACTACCGTGGAGGCATCCGATTTGAGAAGGCTGGTTATGGATAACAAATTTAGCTTACCTGAAGTATTTAATGACACCCTGCAGAAAGGAGACACTGAGATTCTAGCTGAACTTCGTCACTTCTCCGAGAGAATCAAAAGGTAGTGGTTTGCATATTTGACAAACAAAGTTTTACGTTTTGAACACTTGGAAGACAATATACCAATCTTTCAATTCCCCTCCAcaccccccaccccccccccccccccaacaaaaactttttaattggaaaattaaggactgaaaataatttttttggcaGGCTTCCCCCTGCTgttagtttttcattttttccatccaaatttttgttaaatggaAACATATGCACAACATTTGAGGTAGTTTGGTCACTttgttctttaaaataattgaaaaccctaGATTTCTGAATGTTGACCTGTGCAAATttgtgtgattctatagcttttgCATCTGAAGGTCTAGCGAAGTGACGCTTTTGTACTCAAGGGAAAGTCATGTGGTGTGCAGATAATGCTGGAATCTGTGGAAAACTAACAGCcgagggagggggggggggaatcggccaaaaaaattagtgtcCTTGATTTTCCAATTTAAGAGTTTAGGGGGTAAATCAAAAGttaggtgaaagttcagggggagATTGGCAGTTTACTCTCATTCTTTTTGTTGCTTCTTTCTCTTTCAAAAAGTGATGTTATGTTTTATTTTGAAACTTTCAGGAATGGCTTTCACATTGTCCATGTCTGCACGGAAATGGCACCCCTGGTCTCTTTCGGATCCTTGGCTTCATATGTGACAGGCTTGTCTTGTGCACTACAAAGGAAGGGGAATTTGGTGGAGGTGATACTTCCAAAGTAATTATGGGACCtcctttgtaatttttgtttctctttacTCAGAGTGCTTAACTATGGAAGACCTAAATATTGTTTTCTTTGATAGAGAACTTTAAGACAAAAACTGCTCTCATGAGTATGTGTGGATGATCATAAGTTGATAACTAGAAGAAAAGATGAAACTGTGACAATAATACTGGTTTAGTGAAACCTGTTGTAGGTACTCTGGCAGTAGTATGCTATTGACATATCCTCGTGTAGTCCAAGAAATCTACTAGGTAGCTCTTGCTTAATTCAGTTGCCTGCCGCATTCCTAACAGCCAAGGGAGATAGAGGAAACCAAGTCTGATGTAGTAATGCTGATGGAAGGGATAGTTACACCAAGTATGTTCACTTAGGTCTGTTCTTTTCTCATGGGATCTGAAGTACTCTAGACTTGCCGCTTATTTCATTAGAATGCGCGGTCATGAAGATAGAAAGCCTGTAGGATTGCAGAatatggaaaatgtgaatattctctttttctttgttcAAATTGTTGTTTCCGAAGATAAAATTTTGGGAAAGAAGGATCTAATGGTTTCTTAAAACGATGGTTTATAGAATGTTTTTTGGTAGAAAAAGTGCATTCAATGAAAAGGATGGACTTATTTTGTACACGAGTTCCTATAAACCTTTTAATAAATTTTCCTAGAAAACTAGACAATTACTAATGATTTCATTCATGACTGTACCTTGTGATTAGGTTTTCAAGCTTGGACTTAAACGAAGTTCGAGGCCTAAAAGAAATTGAGGCAGAATGTTATTCGTATTACAATGGTCAGTTGCATGGGAACAAAATCTGGACTGGGTAAGCTTGAGTTGTTTCTTTGTACACTATATTTATATTTGCTTTAGAAAATTCAGTTTGGTAATAGTCGAATATATCTGGGTTCAATGTACACCGCTGACAACATTTGGCTAACCCGTTTGGGTGAGAACTTGAGTTCTAACAGTAACATATGACGTCAGACTTGACCAGGCTCATGGGTATTGCCCATTAACTGGCCATGGTATTATGATCATGAGCCTATTGTGgctatgttttttattttttaaatgggcCCTCTCTTGCTGAGGATCATAAGACTAAAAGGGGAAAAATTAAGAAACCTGATTAGTACGTTGATCGACTTGGACTGTGTGATGGTGAGGTCTTTCACGTGTCTGTCTGTTTGGGTGTGTGCGCATCTGTGTTCTAGATCCAAAGTACCAACTAACTTCTAACTAGCTCTTTTATTAGAAAAGCATCTGTGTTGTTATAGTGTTATGTTTGAAAATCTGTATTTATCTAGCTTTATCTACTTGTTATGCAGAGTTGTCTATGGCATTGGAGTTACATTAATTCAACCAGTATACTACTCATCATTTTTCAATCGTGAGAGGCTATATGGCTACTCAGATGACTTTGAAAGGTCAGTATAATTTTCACTCATATTCTTGACCATTTATCTTTGGGTTGTATTTTGATGAGGTTCTTAGAGGAGGAAACCTTACTAAAACATAGGTTCGTAAGATTGGCCTTTTCTTAAAGTATTATGAACTGAAAGTGGGTTTCTTTGAACTAGTATGCTCTCatagaaataaaattatattgagCACTTTGGGCTTTTAAAACCATCATGAATTTCAGATACTCATGGGTATCTTACTCTCTCTATACAAGAAAAGGCCTAACTTTTGTGGTGCCGTATCTCCATATTTAGGAGATTATATCTAATATGGTATCTAGCTCTGCCATGAACAATTTCTTCTGTGATGGTTCATGTATTTGATGCATTCAGGTTTACCTATTTCTCCCGTGCTTCATTGGATTATATTGTAAAATCTGGAAAGCGTCCTGATGTGATACATATCCACAACTGGGAGACTGCTATTATTGGGCCACTTTTCTGGGATATTACTGTTAAACAGGTACAGCTTAAAACTGTATTTTCTTTGCTCTATATTGAATACCATTAAATAAGTACTACCACATCCTTCTCTTTGCTCCCGAGCATGAACCTTTCTTTTAATATTCATTTTCAAAGAATAAATTTGCAAGTAATTCATTTTATTTGATGAAACTTAATGCAATGCAACTTGGAAGACGTATTTAATATACATTTACACAAATTTATAATGTATGTGTACAGAGTGATCTAATAAATAGCTAAGTGTGTGCAGCCCATCGTGTACTTAGCCATACATACTTCAAATTTGATTCCTGGTTGAGATGCTATAACTTAATTAGCTACTTAATAAGGACCGAATAAGGAAGCTCCTTTTCCTATGGATATAATTTGAGGGCAATGTCTCACTGTGAATTATGGAAAATATGTAGTGGGGAAGATGGTATGATGCTAACAGCTTGCTTACGTGGTAACATGTCTGTCCTGCATTATACAACTCGCACCTTGTTTAAGGAAATTTGTAAAGGATGTGGAAAGGCAGAAAACTTTATGTGGTCAACATGGAAGCCAATCTAAGTACCTTAAATGTCCATCACAGTACTGATGTCATGGGCTGCtttaacctttactcacattcgagaaaacactcccaacaagattgctggctccaaaatcgaagaggcaccgccctccgaatctcgagagccagactcctaacatgattactttctcaaaaatcgaagagggtaaaggaacagtaccactgctggataattggaaagtccc
The nucleotide sequence above comes from Malus sylvestris chromosome 16, drMalSylv7.2, whole genome shotgun sequence. Encoded proteins:
- the LOC126607203 gene encoding probable starch synthase 4, chloroplastic/amyloplastic isoform X1, whose translation is MTALMSSSILRPWQWQPPHQKPPTPLVCCSAVNASSSSSSEMKVKGDGSAESVSRAEGIWKLFREAQKNILQLNQQRFKAVEELNKINREKELLVDRIEQLELEKQAAIARPQDRVSCWELLFRIDSMVLNGMVTTVEASDLRRLVMDNKFSLPEVFNDTLQKGDTEILAELRHFSERIKRNGFHIVHVCTEMAPLVSFGSLASYVTGLSCALQRKGNLVEVILPKFSSLDLNEVRGLKEIEAECYSYYNGQLHGNKIWTGVVYGIGVTLIQPVYYSSFFNRERLYGYSDDFERFTYFSRASLDYIVKSGKRPDVIHIHNWETAIIGPLFWDITVKQGLEGTRILLTCHDLNSQCLEHPEKLELCGLDPARLHRPDRLQDNTKAHLVNILKGGVVYSNKVVIMSSILSKGRVIQSLSHGLDPTLNIHKNKVIIAPCGFDNSTWDPSTDNFLPVQYNAKDMKGKTVCKAALLQHLGLSEHASTFLVGCIFSKVSDVDLEKLREVFSKTSRIDVQFIVMGIGKISSVNKLGSLHEPLKDANVQFIDGNDEALSHLVFAGSDIILCQSFHDPDLQVPLKALIYGAAPITVNSNDEGFGNFVEHNYETTNFSRFISSTFGNMTLSQALDEIKNNPSKWKRKITDAMEMDFSWDAECCDIHTSAYTALKNL